A genome region from Labilibaculum antarcticum includes the following:
- a CDS encoding carbohydrate-binding family 9-like protein has protein sequence MRTTLLIALLLTVFSLGKAQNHPSSYLCYKTSNPINIDGLIDDLEWGDVNWSESFVDIEGDTKPLPTYKTHVKMAWDEDYFYVAAELNEPNVWANLKQRDTVIFYDNDFEVFIDPQGDNHRYYEFEMNALNTIWDLLIAKPYRDGAPAINAWDIKGLKSAVAIYGTINDSSDKDDKWTLEIAFPWEVLKQCAPEQRKPKNGEQWRVNFSRVNWDVKAEKGAYAKCIDPETGKSYPEHNWVWSPQGVVAMHQPETWGYVQFSTTKAGEGSDAFKIDEDYSLKMELVRLYNQQKQYFNKNTSYQKKLESDYPIQVEITKKQFLIYAKGESGKIWYIDHESRIWSE, from the coding sequence ATGAGAACGACTTTACTAATAGCTTTATTACTAACTGTTTTTTCATTGGGGAAGGCTCAAAATCATCCCAGTTCATATCTCTGTTATAAAACTTCAAATCCTATAAATATTGATGGGCTTATTGATGATCTAGAGTGGGGAGATGTGAATTGGTCTGAATCTTTTGTAGATATTGAAGGAGATACAAAACCTTTGCCAACATACAAAACACATGTGAAAATGGCATGGGATGAGGATTATTTTTATGTAGCGGCTGAACTCAATGAGCCTAATGTGTGGGCGAATTTAAAACAGCGGGATACCGTTATATTTTACGATAATGATTTCGAAGTATTTATTGATCCTCAAGGGGATAATCACAGATATTATGAGTTCGAAATGAATGCTTTAAATACCATTTGGGATTTACTGATCGCAAAACCATATCGTGATGGTGCACCAGCAATAAATGCTTGGGATATAAAAGGCTTAAAATCGGCAGTAGCTATATATGGAACCATAAATGATTCTTCGGATAAGGATGATAAATGGACATTGGAAATTGCTTTTCCCTGGGAAGTATTAAAGCAATGTGCTCCGGAACAGCGAAAGCCAAAAAATGGTGAGCAATGGCGTGTTAATTTTTCCCGTGTAAATTGGGATGTGAAAGCAGAGAAGGGAGCTTATGCAAAGTGTATTGATCCTGAAACAGGAAAATCTTATCCGGAACACAATTGGGTGTGGTCTCCGCAAGGAGTTGTTGCAATGCATCAGCCAGAGACTTGGGGTTATGTGCAGTTTTCAACAACAAAGGCAGGAGAGGGAAGTGATGCTTTTAAAATTGATGAAGATTATTCATTGAAAATGGAGCTTGTTAGATTGTATAATCAGCAGAAACAATATTTTAACAAAAATACTTCCTACCAAAAAAAATTGGAATCAGATTACCCCATTCAAGTAGAGATTACAAAAAAGCAATTTCTAATTTATGCAAAAGGAGAGTCTGGAAAAATTTGGTACATCGACCATGAAAGTAGAATTTGGAGCGAATAA
- the hisIE gene encoding bifunctional phosphoribosyl-AMP cyclohydrolase/phosphoribosyl-ATP diphosphatase HisIE, producing the protein MNFKDLTNQIDFEKGEGLVPAIIQDVKTQKVLMLGYMNKESYEKTIESGKVTFYSRTKQRLWTKGEESGNFLNLKDLSLDCDNDTLLIQVDPVGPVCHKGTDTCWADENKASSIDFLLQLQQVINERKKNLSEKSYTASLFQKGINKIAQKVGEEAVELVIEAKDEDKELFMGEAADLMFHYLVLLAAKDYKLEEVVRLLVERHSK; encoded by the coding sequence ATGAATTTTAAAGATCTGACAAACCAAATTGATTTCGAAAAAGGAGAAGGACTTGTTCCTGCAATTATCCAAGACGTAAAAACACAAAAGGTGTTGATGTTGGGATACATGAATAAAGAATCGTACGAAAAAACCATTGAAAGCGGAAAAGTAACTTTTTATAGTCGTACGAAGCAAAGATTGTGGACAAAGGGAGAAGAGAGTGGTAATTTTCTGAACTTGAAAGACCTGAGTTTAGATTGTGATAACGATACTTTGTTGATTCAAGTAGATCCTGTGGGACCTGTTTGCCACAAGGGAACAGATACTTGTTGGGCTGACGAGAATAAGGCTTCATCCATTGATTTTTTGTTGCAGTTACAGCAGGTGATTAATGAGAGAAAGAAGAATTTGTCAGAAAAATCCTATACCGCAAGCCTATTTCAAAAGGGAATCAATAAAATCGCTCAAAAAGTAGGAGAAGAGGCTGTTGAATTGGTGATTGAAGCCAAGGATGAGGATAAAGAGCTATTTATGGGCGAAGCTGCCGATTTGATGTTTCACTATTTGGTGCTTCTTGCAGCAAAAGATTATAAGTTGGAAGAAGTTGTTCGTCTTTTAGTAGAGCGCCATAGTAAGTAG
- the hisC gene encoding histidinol-phosphate transaminase, translating to MGSKIKSSIDLNKLVRENVKKLVPYSSARDEFTGKGSVFLDANENPYENGVNRYPDPLQRALKVRLGDLKDVNPENMILGNGSDEVIDLLYRVFCEPNIDNVIICTPTYGMYEVAAGVNAVGIKEVQLDANFQPDVDAVLSSADDNTKMLFLCSPNNPTANLLDESKILELLDKFQGIVIVDEAYIDFAPGKTLVDKLTDYPNLVILQTLSKAWGMAGIRLGIGLASKEIIDVLNRIKPPYNVNCLTQTKAFELLEAVDDCNEQVSTIVKERDLLSTFLSGLSFVEKVYPSDANFILVRVNDAKGLYNYLLADEIIIRDRSKIITLEGCVRISVGTSEENEILKNTLTKFESKS from the coding sequence ATGGGATCAAAAATAAAATCAAGTATAGACTTGAACAAATTGGTTCGGGAGAACGTGAAAAAACTAGTGCCGTATTCTTCAGCTAGAGATGAATTTACGGGAAAAGGATCTGTCTTTTTGGATGCCAACGAAAATCCTTATGAAAATGGAGTGAATCGATATCCTGATCCTTTGCAAAGGGCTTTAAAAGTACGTTTAGGAGATTTGAAAGATGTGAATCCTGAAAATATGATTCTTGGAAATGGAAGTGATGAAGTTATTGACCTGCTTTATAGAGTATTTTGTGAGCCGAATATCGATAATGTAATTATTTGCACACCAACTTACGGAATGTACGAAGTTGCTGCAGGCGTAAATGCGGTTGGGATCAAAGAAGTGCAGTTAGATGCAAATTTTCAGCCTGATGTTGACGCTGTTCTTTCCTCCGCTGACGATAACACAAAAATGCTGTTTCTGTGCTCGCCAAATAATCCGACTGCAAATTTATTAGATGAAAGTAAGATTCTTGAATTGCTGGATAAATTTCAAGGGATTGTTATTGTTGACGAAGCATATATTGATTTCGCTCCAGGTAAAACCTTAGTGGATAAATTGACTGACTACCCCAATTTGGTGATTTTACAAACTTTATCGAAAGCTTGGGGAATGGCAGGGATTCGTTTAGGAATTGGTTTGGCATCGAAAGAAATCATTGATGTTCTGAATCGAATAAAACCTCCTTATAACGTAAATTGTCTCACTCAGACCAAAGCATTTGAATTGCTCGAAGCCGTTGATGATTGCAATGAGCAGGTAAGTACTATTGTTAAGGAGCGAGATCTGCTATCGACTTTTTTGAGTGGTTTAAGTTTCGTTGAGAAAGTATATCCTAGCGATGCTAATTTTATTTTGGTGCGTGTGAATGATGCAAAAGGCTTGTATAATTATTTGCTTGCGGATGAAATTATTATTCGAGATCGCTCAAAAATAATAACATTGGAAGGTTGTGTTCGGATTAGTGTCGGCACAAGTGAGGAAAATGAAATATTGAAAAATACATTAACGAAATTTGAATCGAAATCATGA
- a CDS encoding ATP-binding protein: MRVKEYLILLTAGFLLITSSCNYKQEDILTQKERIWLHNHPSIKVAVSTTFPPFQFTDANNNSVGISIDILTLLENNIGYKFKKAYYDNWKNILDAGKTKQVDVILEIQETADRRNYFHFTKPFISIPHVIIMRKNNVDNITIDELENLRIAVVDNYAVHEHLKSLYPELKLYPLPNDLACLLALSNQKVDAVITQQGYAIYEIHKEVLSNLQIVGNIGYDNELGFAIRKDWAMLTRIIDKGLSRISPKEQDKILDKWIPIQAIPFYRTYIFKSIVIILFILFILIGLTIYLWNKSLRRSVATKTYQLNKTKDKAEESNRLKSSFLANMSHEIRTPMNAIQGFSELITSDELTQEQKLKYSQIISVNCDSLSKLIDEILDLSQIESGLISIKNQKIDLINCIEEVINTNKLAIPKDKNVQLQFSNLLKQDSFEINTDPFRFRQILHNLINNAIKFSRQGNITISVNYKNANELLFCVKDEGIGLEEASIPLIFDRFMKIEKDASILYRGSGLGLNICKKLLELMNGEIWVKSTMGHGSSFYFTLPIY; this comes from the coding sequence ATGAGGGTTAAAGAATATTTGATCCTGCTAACAGCCGGATTTCTTCTTATTACATCTTCCTGTAATTACAAGCAGGAAGATATTCTCACGCAGAAAGAAAGGATTTGGTTACACAATCATCCAAGTATAAAAGTTGCAGTAAGCACAACTTTCCCTCCATTCCAATTTACCGATGCAAACAATAATTCAGTTGGTATTTCAATAGATATTCTTACTCTTTTAGAGAATAACATCGGCTACAAATTTAAAAAAGCATACTACGATAACTGGAAAAATATTCTGGATGCTGGAAAAACAAAACAGGTGGATGTAATTCTGGAAATTCAGGAAACTGCAGACAGAAGAAACTACTTTCATTTCACCAAACCATTCATCTCCATTCCTCATGTCATTATCATGAGAAAAAACAATGTTGACAATATTACAATTGATGAATTGGAAAATTTACGAATCGCCGTAGTAGATAACTATGCAGTGCATGAACATTTAAAATCTTTATATCCGGAATTAAAGCTTTATCCGCTTCCGAATGATTTAGCTTGCTTGTTAGCCTTATCAAACCAGAAAGTTGATGCAGTTATAACGCAACAAGGATATGCTATTTATGAAATACACAAAGAAGTTTTATCCAACCTCCAAATTGTAGGAAATATTGGATACGACAATGAATTGGGATTTGCCATACGGAAAGATTGGGCCATGTTGACCCGAATAATCGACAAAGGACTTTCCCGTATTAGTCCAAAAGAACAAGATAAAATTCTAGATAAATGGATTCCTATTCAAGCTATTCCGTTTTATCGTACATACATCTTTAAAAGTATCGTAATTATACTCTTCATCCTTTTTATTCTAATAGGATTAACAATTTACCTATGGAATAAATCGTTACGAAGAAGTGTAGCCACTAAAACTTACCAATTAAATAAAACAAAAGATAAAGCTGAAGAAAGTAATCGACTCAAATCCTCTTTCCTTGCCAATATGTCGCATGAGATTAGAACGCCAATGAATGCAATCCAGGGATTTTCAGAACTAATCACAAGCGATGAGCTGACACAAGAACAGAAATTAAAATACTCACAAATAATAAGTGTTAATTGCGATTCCTTAAGCAAACTAATTGATGAAATTCTTGATTTATCTCAAATTGAATCCGGACTTATTTCAATCAAAAATCAAAAAATTGATCTGATTAATTGTATTGAAGAGGTAATAAATACCAATAAGCTTGCTATTCCAAAAGATAAAAACGTCCAGCTTCAATTTTCAAATTTATTAAAACAAGATTCATTCGAAATAAATACTGATCCTTTTCGATTCAGGCAAATTCTTCACAACCTTATAAATAATGCAATAAAATTCAGCAGACAAGGAAACATTACCATTAGTGTGAACTACAAAAATGCTAACGAATTGCTATTTTGTGTTAAAGATGAAGGAATTGGTCTTGAAGAAGCATCGATCCCTTTAATTTTTGATCGGTTTATGAAAATTGAAAAAGACGCTTCAATTTTGTACCGCGGATCGGGGCTGGGACTTAATATCTGTAAAAAGCTATTGGAATTAATGAATGGGGAAATTTGGGTAAAATCAACAATGGGCCATGGCTCATCATTCTATTTTACCCTTCCAATCTATTAA
- the hisA gene encoding 1-(5-phosphoribosyl)-5-[(5-phosphoribosylamino)methylideneamino]imidazole-4-carboxamide isomerase has translation MSRIKIIPAIDTIKGRCVRLTKGDYDTEKVYSEDPLQVAKGFEELGITRLHLVDLEGAKSGHICNSEVLRRVASGTNLKIDFGGGVKSDEDIELAFQCGANQVTGGSIAVSNPELFEKWMEKYGSEKMILGADVRNEMVSISGWKEDSDYHLFKFLDNYQKKGVKTVICTDISKDGMLQGPAVELYQSVMKEFPNLELVASGGVSNIEDVRILNEIGCWGVIIGKAIYEKRIDMNELVNEFIL, from the coding sequence ATGAGCAGAATAAAAATAATACCAGCCATCGATACCATAAAAGGACGATGCGTGCGACTAACAAAAGGAGATTACGATACCGAAAAAGTATATAGTGAAGATCCATTACAGGTAGCTAAAGGTTTTGAAGAATTAGGAATTACCCGTCTGCATTTGGTCGATTTGGAAGGTGCAAAGTCAGGACATATTTGCAATTCGGAAGTACTGCGAAGAGTAGCTTCAGGAACCAATCTGAAAATTGATTTTGGAGGAGGAGTGAAATCTGATGAAGATATTGAATTGGCTTTTCAATGCGGAGCCAATCAGGTCACTGGTGGAAGTATTGCCGTTTCAAATCCTGAACTGTTCGAAAAATGGATGGAGAAATACGGATCTGAAAAAATGATTCTGGGAGCCGATGTTCGAAACGAAATGGTTTCAATTTCGGGATGGAAAGAAGATTCCGATTATCACTTGTTCAAATTTTTGGATAATTATCAGAAAAAAGGTGTGAAAACAGTAATCTGTACCGACATTTCGAAAGATGGAATGTTGCAAGGACCTGCCGTTGAGTTGTATCAATCTGTAATGAAAGAATTTCCAAATTTGGAATTGGTGGCAAGTGGTGGAGTTAGTAACATTGAAGATGTTCGCATTTTGAATGAGATTGGTTGTTGGGGCGTGATTATTGGTAAGGCGATTTACGAGAAGCGAATTGATATGAACGAATTAGTTAACGAATTTATCCTGTAA
- the hisH gene encoding imidazole glycerol phosphate synthase subunit HisH: MKDQKIVIIDYDAGNIQSVKYALERLGITPVVSNNEEVIRSADKVIFPGVGEAAWAMNSLRKNGLDKLIPQLTQPVLGICLGMQLMCESSEESNTKGLGIFPLQVKRFTNERKVPHMGWNQLDELKGSLFDGVQEKEYTYFVHSYYVPCSEETVASCNYILDFSASLQKDNFYACQFHPEKSGSVGVKILENFVNL, from the coding sequence ATGAAGGATCAGAAAATTGTAATTATCGATTATGATGCAGGAAATATTCAATCTGTAAAATATGCTTTAGAACGTCTGGGAATTACTCCTGTTGTCTCGAATAATGAGGAAGTGATTCGCAGTGCAGACAAAGTAATATTTCCGGGAGTTGGTGAAGCTGCCTGGGCAATGAATTCACTACGCAAGAATGGTTTGGATAAATTGATCCCTCAATTGACACAACCTGTGTTGGGTATTTGTTTGGGAATGCAGCTGATGTGTGAAAGCTCCGAAGAAAGCAATACAAAAGGATTGGGCATTTTTCCACTCCAAGTAAAACGCTTTACCAATGAACGCAAAGTGCCTCACATGGGATGGAATCAGTTGGATGAGTTGAAAGGAAGCTTGTTTGATGGTGTTCAGGAAAAAGAGTACACTTATTTTGTACATTCCTACTATGTTCCCTGTTCCGAAGAAACTGTTGCTTCGTGCAACTATATTTTAGATTTTAGTGCATCTCTTCAGAAAGATAATTTCTATGCCTGTCAGTTTCATCCTGAAAAATCGGGATCGGTAGGAGTGAAGATCTTGGAGAATTTTGTCAATTTATAG
- the hisB gene encoding bifunctional histidinol-phosphatase/imidazoleglycerol-phosphate dehydratase HisB has product MKDISAKKKVLFIDRDGTLILEPPVDFQVDSLEKLDYYPGVFNGLAKIVKQLDFELVMVTNQDGLGTDSYPEDTFWPAQNKMIQAFSREGIEFSDVCIDKTFPHENASTRKPATGLLTKYLSEEYDLENSFVIGDRWTDVELAKNLNAKAIFISSSGNIGDDELSDSKQELEACIELRTESWEKIYEFLRLSERTAIVERNTNETKIKIVLDLDGEGKGTFDTGIGFFDHMLDQIAKHSGVNLSVIVKGDLEVDQHHTIEDTAIALGEAFKQALGNKLGLDRYGFCLPMDDCLAQVAIDFGGRNWLVWEAEFNREMIGEMPTEMFYHFFKSFSDGASCNLNIKAEGQNEHHKIEGIFKALARAIRMAIRRDANCLQLPSTKGTL; this is encoded by the coding sequence ATGAAGGATATAAGTGCAAAAAAGAAAGTTCTCTTCATAGATAGAGATGGAACTTTGATTCTTGAGCCTCCTGTGGATTTTCAAGTTGATAGTTTGGAGAAATTGGACTATTATCCTGGCGTTTTTAATGGTCTTGCTAAAATTGTAAAGCAGCTTGATTTTGAATTGGTGATGGTAACCAATCAGGATGGTTTGGGAACCGATTCATACCCTGAAGATACATTTTGGCCAGCTCAGAATAAAATGATACAGGCATTTTCAAGGGAAGGAATCGAATTCTCGGATGTGTGTATCGATAAAACTTTTCCGCATGAAAATGCATCAACAAGAAAACCTGCTACGGGCTTGTTGACCAAGTATCTTTCGGAAGAATATGACTTGGAGAACTCATTTGTAATTGGGGATCGTTGGACTGATGTTGAATTGGCAAAGAATTTGAATGCAAAGGCCATCTTTATTTCATCAAGTGGAAATATTGGAGATGATGAGTTGTCTGATTCTAAACAGGAATTAGAGGCATGTATTGAATTGCGCACTGAGTCGTGGGAGAAAATATATGAATTTTTACGTCTAAGTGAGAGAACTGCGATTGTTGAAAGAAATACCAACGAAACGAAAATAAAAATTGTTTTGGATTTGGATGGTGAAGGAAAAGGAACATTTGATACGGGCATCGGATTTTTCGATCACATGCTCGATCAGATTGCAAAACATTCCGGAGTTAATTTGAGCGTCATTGTAAAAGGAGATCTGGAAGTTGATCAACATCACACCATAGAAGACACTGCAATTGCTTTGGGAGAAGCGTTTAAACAAGCACTTGGAAACAAATTGGGATTAGATCGTTATGGTTTCTGTTTGCCAATGGATGATTGTTTGGCGCAGGTTGCTATTGATTTTGGTGGAAGAAACTGGTTGGTTTGGGAAGCTGAATTCAATCGGGAGATGATTGGTGAAATGCCAACTGAAATGTTTTACCACTTTTTTAAATCATTCTCCGATGGCGCTTCCTGTAATTTGAATATTAAGGCAGAAGGACAAAACGAGCATCATAAAATAGAAGGCATTTTTAAGGCATTGGCAAGAGCCATTCGTATGGCGATTCGCCGAGACGCTAACTGCTTACAGTTGCCATCAACAAAAGGAACATTATAG
- the hisF gene encoding imidazole glycerol phosphate synthase subunit HisF, protein MLSKRIIPCLDVKDGRTVKGVNFVDLRDAGDAVELAAYYAEQGADELVFLDITATHEKRKTLVDLVQKVAKELNIPFTVGGGISTPEDVGILLNAGADKVSINSSAVRNPKLISDLASRFGSQCVVVAVDARFADGKWEVYLNGGRLATGIDLFDWILEAERLGAGEILFTSMNHDGTKNGFANETLAKLSEMINIPIIASGGAGNMEHFADTFTEGKADAALAASVFHFKEIEIPNLKKYLKSKDIPVRI, encoded by the coding sequence ATGCTGTCGAAACGAATAATACCCTGTTTGGATGTAAAAGACGGAAGAACAGTTAAGGGAGTTAACTTTGTTGATTTAAGAGATGCGGGTGATGCTGTCGAGTTGGCTGCCTACTACGCAGAACAGGGAGCCGACGAATTGGTCTTTTTAGACATTACAGCCACTCATGAAAAGAGGAAAACACTTGTCGATTTGGTTCAAAAAGTAGCCAAAGAGCTAAATATACCTTTTACTGTTGGTGGCGGAATTTCTACTCCTGAAGATGTTGGGATTCTTTTGAATGCCGGTGCTGATAAGGTATCAATAAATTCTTCAGCTGTTCGTAATCCAAAGCTAATATCAGATTTGGCTTCCCGATTTGGAAGTCAGTGTGTTGTTGTTGCTGTAGATGCCCGCTTTGCTGATGGCAAATGGGAAGTCTATTTGAATGGCGGAAGACTAGCGACAGGAATTGACCTGTTCGATTGGATTTTGGAAGCGGAGAGATTGGGTGCAGGTGAAATCTTATTTACCTCCATGAATCACGATGGAACCAAGAATGGATTTGCGAATGAAACTTTGGCGAAGCTATCCGAGATGATAAATATTCCGATCATAGCTTCGGGAGGAGCAGGAAATATGGAGCATTTTGCGGATACATTTACCGAAGGAAAGGCTGATGCCGCTTTGGCAGCCAGTGTTTTTCATTTTAAGGAAATAGAAATTCCCAATTTGAAAAAGTATTTAAAAAGTAAAGATATACCAGTTAGAATATAA
- a CDS encoding nitroreductase family protein — protein sequence MLDLLYKRRSIRKFTNQDIEAEKLDRILQAALLAPSSKSAYPCEFVVIDEKQINEKLSVCKPLGAGFLKNASCSIIVAGDVTKSDVWIEDCAIAASFIQLQAEKEGLGTCWIQIREREYNDEQSAESYIQEVLNIPSNIKILAIIAIGYKDGEKAGRDETHLKKEKLHTNSF from the coding sequence ATGTTAGATCTACTATACAAAAGACGAAGTATTCGAAAATTTACCAATCAAGACATTGAAGCTGAAAAGCTTGACCGTATTCTGCAGGCAGCCTTATTAGCTCCCTCATCAAAAAGCGCATATCCATGTGAATTTGTAGTTATTGATGAAAAGCAGATTAATGAGAAGCTTTCAGTCTGCAAACCTCTTGGCGCTGGATTTCTAAAAAACGCAAGCTGTTCAATAATAGTGGCAGGCGATGTTACCAAAAGTGATGTTTGGATAGAAGATTGCGCCATTGCAGCCTCTTTTATACAGTTACAAGCTGAAAAAGAAGGATTAGGCACTTGTTGGATTCAAATAAGGGAAAGAGAATACAATGATGAACAATCTGCAGAATCCTATATTCAGGAAGTATTAAACATTCCTTCGAATATTAAAATACTGGCGATTATCGCTATTGGTTATAAAGATGGCGAGAAAGCTGGTCGTGACGAGACTCATCTCAAAAAAGAAAAACTCCATACTAATTCATTCTAA
- the hisG gene encoding ATP phosphoribosyltransferase, which yields MGEKLTIAVQKSGRLQEDSLRLLKECGISIDNGKDQLKANASNFPLEVLYLRNSDIPQYVQDGVADIAIIGENVVIEKQKELEILQKLGFSKCRLAMALPKDVEYTGLEYFNGKKLATSYPNSLKQFLDANNLDCDIHVISGSVEIAPNIGLADGICDLVSSGSTLFKNGLVEVEEVLVSEACLVANKDISNLKSAILDRLLFRMKSVLAAKNNKYILLNAPNDKIDDIIKVLPGMKSPTVLPLAQEGWSSIHSVINENDFWGVIDQLKINGAEGILIIPIQKMVL from the coding sequence ATGGGAGAAAAATTAACAATTGCAGTACAGAAATCAGGAAGACTACAGGAAGATTCATTGAGACTTTTGAAAGAATGTGGAATTTCTATTGATAATGGAAAGGATCAATTGAAAGCAAACGCTTCCAATTTTCCACTTGAAGTTTTATACCTAAGAAATTCAGATATTCCTCAGTATGTTCAGGATGGAGTAGCCGATATTGCTATTATAGGTGAGAATGTAGTTATCGAGAAGCAAAAGGAACTTGAGATTCTTCAGAAGCTCGGATTCTCGAAATGCCGCTTGGCAATGGCCTTACCAAAAGATGTAGAGTATACCGGATTAGAGTATTTTAATGGAAAAAAATTAGCCACATCTTATCCTAATTCTTTAAAACAATTTTTAGATGCTAATAATTTAGATTGTGATATTCACGTAATTTCCGGTTCTGTTGAAATTGCTCCTAATATTGGTTTAGCCGATGGAATTTGCGATTTGGTGAGTTCTGGAAGTACGCTCTTCAAAAATGGACTGGTTGAGGTTGAAGAAGTTTTGGTTTCAGAGGCCTGTTTGGTTGCGAATAAGGATATTAGTAATCTGAAGAGTGCAATCTTAGATCGCTTACTATTTAGGATGAAGTCTGTTTTAGCGGCAAAAAATAACAAGTACATTCTGCTGAATGCCCCTAATGATAAAATTGATGACATTATAAAGGTATTGCCAGGAATGAAAAGTCCAACAGTTTTACCTTTGGCTCAAGAAGGATGGAGTTCGATTCACTCTGTAATAAATGAGAACGATTTCTGGGGAGTCATTGATCAATTAAAGATAAATGGAGCAGAAGGGATATTGATTATTCCTATTCAGAAAATGGTATTGTAA
- the hisD gene encoding histidinol dehydrogenase → MQVIKYPSKESWNDILSRPLFNVDELEGVVNQVFGEIKSDGDTALFKYTLQYDGVKIDTTEVSRAAIDASENMVDAELKKALAVAAKNIATFHSAQFQESKQIETSEGVLCWRKSTAIEKVGLYVPGGSAPLFSTVLMLGIPAKLAGCDEVILCTPPGKDGQINPAILYACKLVGVDRVFQVGGIQAIGGMAYGTESIPKVHKIFGPGNQYVTAAKQRANRIGVAIDMPAGPSEVMVLADETADAEFVAADLLSQAEHGADSQVVLVTWAEGLIEGVEKELEKQLNVLSRRNVAAKALENSKIILVKSQEEALEISNEYGPEHLIISVKEEGSLLNGIRNAGSVFLGNYTPESAGDYASGTNHTLPTNGYAKAYSGVSLESFMKNITFQKISEEGLLNLGPVIEIMAKAEQLDAHCNAVTVRLNKIKTNS, encoded by the coding sequence ATGCAAGTAATAAAATACCCGTCGAAAGAATCTTGGAATGATATTTTAAGTCGCCCGCTTTTTAATGTAGATGAATTGGAAGGTGTCGTGAATCAGGTTTTTGGAGAAATTAAAAGTGATGGTGATACAGCATTGTTTAAATACACTTTGCAATACGATGGTGTCAAAATTGATACAACGGAAGTTAGTCGAGCAGCTATTGATGCTTCGGAAAATATGGTTGATGCGGAATTAAAAAAAGCATTGGCGGTTGCCGCAAAGAATATTGCCACTTTTCACAGCGCACAATTTCAAGAATCTAAGCAAATTGAAACCAGCGAAGGGGTTCTCTGTTGGCGGAAGTCTACGGCAATTGAAAAGGTTGGTTTGTATGTGCCAGGTGGAAGTGCACCCTTATTTTCAACTGTATTGATGTTGGGAATTCCTGCAAAATTGGCCGGTTGTGATGAAGTTATTCTATGCACTCCCCCAGGGAAGGATGGTCAAATTAATCCGGCAATATTATATGCTTGCAAATTGGTTGGTGTAGATCGTGTATTTCAGGTTGGTGGAATTCAGGCGATTGGTGGAATGGCATACGGAACTGAATCAATACCAAAAGTTCATAAAATATTTGGACCCGGAAATCAATATGTGACTGCAGCCAAGCAGCGGGCAAATAGAATAGGAGTGGCTATTGATATGCCTGCCGGGCCATCGGAGGTGATGGTTTTGGCAGATGAAACAGCAGATGCCGAATTCGTTGCTGCCGATTTATTGTCTCAGGCTGAACATGGTGCTGATAGTCAGGTTGTGCTGGTCACTTGGGCTGAGGGTTTAATTGAAGGTGTTGAGAAAGAACTTGAAAAGCAATTGAACGTTCTTTCCAGAAGAAATGTTGCAGCCAAGGCTTTGGAAAACTCCAAAATTATTTTGGTGAAATCACAGGAGGAAGCTCTTGAAATAAGTAATGAGTACGGACCGGAACATTTAATTATTTCGGTAAAAGAGGAAGGCTCATTACTTAATGGAATCAGAAATGCAGGCTCTGTCTTTTTAGGGAATTACACTCCTGAAAGTGCAGGCGATTATGCTTCCGGAACCAATCATACCTTACCAACAAACGGTTATGCCAAAGCATATTCCGGGGTCAGTCTCGAATCTTTCATGAAGAACATTACTTTTCAAAAAATAAGTGAGGAAGGACTTTTAAATCTGGGTCCGGTAATTGAAATAATGGCAAAAGCGGAACAGTTGGATGCTCATTGCAATGCCGTAACCGTTCGGTTGAACAAGATTAAAACAAACTCATAA